The following are encoded in a window of Podospora pseudoanserina strain CBS 124.78 chromosome 6, whole genome shotgun sequence genomic DNA:
- the GLC3 gene encoding alpha-1,4-glucan branching enzyme (CAZy:GH13; EggNog:ENOG503Q3MX; COG:G) encodes MDPVALESSNTLAKNGHTAGNIPNDGTGVVALDPYLEPFKPALKRRFDKAQEWIKKIEKTEGGLDKFSKGADTFGIHQNDDGSIYYKEWAPNAKQAAVIGEFNNWDRNAHRMTRNDFGVFEITIPPTSDGKAAIPHNSKIKISLELPDGQWIDRLPAWIKYVTQDLSVSPAYDARFWNPPASERYSFKHQRPKRPESLRIYEAHVGISSPELRVTTYKEFTKNMLPRIKSLGYNAIQLMAIMEHAYYASFGYQVNNFFAASSRYGPPEDLKELVDTAHSLGLVVLLDVVHSHASKNVLDGLNEFDGTDHQYFHAGAKGKHELWDSRLFNYGHHEVLRFLLSNLRFWMDEYHFDGFRFDGVTSMLYLHHGIGTGFSGGYHEYFGADVDEEAVVYLMLANELLHELYPDVITVAEDVSGMPALCLPLSLGGVGFDYRLAMAIPDMWIKILKEKKDEEWDIGNITFTLTNRRHGEKTIAYAESHDQALVGDKSLMMHLCDAELYTHMSTLTPLTPVIDRGMALHKMIRLLTHALGGEGYLNFEGNEFGHPEWLDFPREGNQNSFWYARRQLNLTEDRLLRYQFLNNFDRSMNLCENKYGWLHAPQAYISLKHEGDKVIVFERAGVVFAFNFHPTQSFENYRIGVDVAGTYRVVLDSDTKEHGGFSRVDSNTRFFTEPLEWNHRRNCTHIYLPCRTALVFALESTTTPNGH; translated from the exons ATGGATCCCGTTGCTCTTGAATCGTCCAACACCCTGGCCAAGAATGGTCATACCGCTGGTAACATCCCCAATGATGGAACTG GCGTGGTTGCCCTCGATCCCTATCTTGAGCCATTCAAGCCTGCGTTGAAGAGACGCTTTGACAAGGCTCAAGAATGgatcaagaagattgagaaGACCGAAGGTGGTCTGGACAAGTTCAGCAAG GGCGCCGACACGTTTGGCATCCATCAAAATGACGACGGCAGCATCTACTACAAGGAATGGGCACCCAATGCCAAACAGGCAGCTGTCATTGGTGAATTCAACAACTGGGACCGCAATGCCCATCGCATGACGAGGAACGACTTTGGTGTCTTTGAGATCACCATTCCTCCCACCTCTGACGGCAAAGCTGCCATCCCCCACAACTCCAAGATCAAGATCTCTCTTGAGCTCCCAGACGGGCAGTGGATCGACAGACTACCGGCTTGGATCAAGTATGTCACCCAGGATCTCTCCGTCTCGCCCGCCTACGATGCTCGGTTCTGGAACCCCCCCGCCTCTGAGAGGTACTCTTTCAAGCACCAGAGGCCCAAGAGGCCAGAGAGCTTGAGGATCTACGAAGCCCATGTCGGTATCTCGTCACCAGAGCTCAGGGTTACCACCTACAAGGAATTCACCAAGAACATGCTCCCACGCATCAAGAGCCTGGGTTACAACGCCATCCAGCTCATGGCCATCATGGAACACGCCTACTATGCCAGCTTCGGCTACCAGGTCAAcaacttcttcgccgccagcagcagaTATGGCCCGCCTGAGGACCTGAAGGAGTTGGTCGACACGGCTCACAGCCTGGGACTCGTTGTTCTTCTCGATGTTGTTCACAGTCACGCTTCCAAGAACGTCCTGGACGGCCTGAATGAGTTTGATGGCACAGACCACCAGTACTTCCACGCGGGTGCCAAAGGAAAGCACGAGCTCTGGGACAGCAGACTGTTCAACTATGGCCACCATGAGGTGCTCAGATTCCTCTTGAGCAACTTGAGATTCTGGATGGACGAGTACCACTTTGATGGATTCCGGTTCGACGGTGTTACTAGCATGCTTTACCTTCATCACGGTATTGGAAC CGGCTTCTCGGGTGGTTACCATGAGTACTTTGGTGCTGATGTCgacgaggaggctgttgtCTACCTCATGTTGGCCAACGAACTGCTTCACGAACTCTACCCTGACGTCATCACGGTTGCTGAGGATGTCTCTGGCATGCCGGCGCTTTGTCTGCCACTCTCactgggtggtgttggcttcGACTACAGACTTGCCATGGCCATTCCCGACATGTGGATCAAGAtcctcaaggagaagaaggatgaggagtgggaCATTGGCAACATtaccttcaccctcaccaaccgcCGCCACGGCGAAAAGACGATCGCCTATGCCGAGAGTCACGATCAAGC TCTTGTCGGTGACAAGTCTCTCATGATGCATCTGTGCGACGCTGAGCTCTACACCCATATGTCTACGCTCACCCCATTGACCCCGGTTATTGACCGCGGTATGGCCTTGCACAAGATGATCCGTCTGTTGACCCATGCTCTCGGAGGCGAGGGTTACCTCAACTTTGAGGGCAACGAGTTTGGTCACCCCGAGTGGTTGGACTTCCCCCGCGAGGGCAATCAGAACTCTTTCTGGTATGCTCGCCGCCAGCTGAACCTGACCGAGGACCGCCTCCTTCGGTATCAGTTCCTCAACAACTTTGACCGCTCCATGAACTTGTGCGAGAACAAGTATGGCTGGCTGCATGCTCCCCAGGCGTACATCTCCCTCAAGCACGAGGGTGACAAGGTCATCGTCTTTGAGCGGGCTGGCGTGGTGTTTGCTTTCAACTTCCACCCAACACAGAGCTTTGAGAACTACCGCATCGGTGTCGATGTCGCAGGCACATATAGGGTTGTGCTCGACTCTGACACCAAGGAGCACGGCGGCTTTAGCAGAGTCGACTCGAACACACGGTTCTTCACCGAGCCTCTGGAGTGGAACCACCGGAGGAACTGCACTCATATCTACCTCCCTTGCAGGACTGCTCTGGTCTTTGCTTTGGAGTcgaccaccactcccaacGGTCACTGA
- the ATP2 gene encoding atp2, beta subunit of the F1 sector of mitochondrial F1F0 ATP synthase (COG:C; EggNog:ENOG503NVU5; BUSCO:EOG09261T74), with protein MFKSGISAFARTARPSFAAATRRAVRPAPLNFRTPALSRFASTAGVGDGKIYQVIGKLDRPDHKHAPTLEVGQSGKIQLTMSLPTNRCRRRWLVTATPPSKNNLDNVVPEIIVADPLPTVKFDTEKLPPILNALETQNGGNKLVLEVASMIGDTQLTFASVGPATLGRIMNVTGDPIDERGPIKTDKRLPIHAEAPEFIEQSTTAEILVTGIKVVDLLAPYARGGKIGLFGGAGVGKTVFIQELINNIAKAHGGYSVFTGVGERTREGNDLYHEMQETSVIQLDGESKVALVFGQMNEPPGARARVALTGLTVAEYFRDEEGQDVLLFIDNIFRFTQAGSEVSALLGRIPSAVGYQPTLAVDMGGMQERITTTTKGSITSVQAVYVPADDLTDPAPATTFAHLDATTVLSRGISELGIYPAVDPLDSKSRMLDPRIVGEEHYQTATRVQQILQEYKSLQDIIAILGMDELSEADKLTVERARKIQRFLSQPFTVAQVFTGIEGKLVDLKDTIASFKAILSGEGDDLPEGAFYMVGDFASARAKGEKILAELEASA; from the exons ATGTTCAAGAG cGGCATTTCCGCCTTCGCCCGGACGGCTCGTCCCTCCTTCGCGGCGGCGACTCGTCGCGCCGTTCGCCCGGCCCCCCTCAACTTCAGAACCCCTGCCCTCAGCAGATTCGCCAGCACggccggtgttggtgatggcaagATCTACCAGGTCATCGGTAAGCTCGACCGGCCAGACCACAAGCATGCGCCCACACTAGAGGTGGGACAATCCGGGAAAATTCAGCTAACCATGTCTCTCCCAACCAACAGGTGCCGTCGTCGATGGTTAGTaaccgcaacaccacccagcaAAAACAATCTTGACAATGTCGTCCCCGAGATCATTGTCGCTGACCCCCTGCCCACAGTCAAGTTCGACACCGAGAAGCTCCCCCCCATTCTCAACGCCCTTGAGACCCAAAACGGTGGCAACAAGCTTGTCCTCGAGGTCGCG AGTATGATCGGGGACACCCAACTGACGTTTGCTAGTGTCGGCCCTGCCACTCTTGGTCGTATCATGAACGTCACCGGTGACCCGATCGACGAGCGTGGACCCATCAAGACTGACAAGCGCCTCCCCATTCACGCCGAGGCTCCCGAGTTCATTGAGcagtccaccaccgccgagaTTCTCGTTACCGGTATCAAGgtcgtcgacctcctcgccccctACGCCCGTGGTGGAAAGATTGGTCTCttcggtggtgccggtgtcGGCAAGACTGTGTTCATTCAGgagctcatcaacaacatcgccAAGGCCCACGGTGGTTACTCCGTCTTCACTGGTGTCGGTGAGCGTACCCGTGAGGGTAACGATCTGTACCACGAAATGCAGGAGACTTCCGTCATTCAGCTTGATGGCGAGTCCAAGGTCGCCCTGGTCTTCGGTCAAATGAACGAGCCTCCTGGAGCCCGTGCCCGTGTCGCCCTTACCGGTCTTACCGTCGCTGAGTACTTCCGTGACGAGGAGGGTCAGGATG TGTTGCTCTTCATTGACAACATTTTCCGCTTCACCCAGGCCGGTTCCGAGGTATCTGCCCTTCTTGGTCGTATCCCTTCTGCCGTCGGTTACCAAcccaccctcgccgtcgACATGGGTGGTATGCAGGAgcgcatcaccaccaccaccaagggtTCCATTACCTCCGTCCAGGCCGTCTACGTCCCTGCTGACGATTTGACTGATCCTgcccccgccaccaccttcGCCCATTTGGACGCCACCACTGTCTTGTCCCGTGGTATCTCCGAGTTGGGTATCTACCCCGCCGTCGACCCTCTCGACTCCAAGTCTCGTATGCTCGACCCCCGCATTGTCGGTGAGGAGCACTACCAGACCGCCACCCGTGTCCAGCAGATCCTCCAGGAGTACAAGTCTCTTCAGGATATCATTGCCATTCTTGGTATGGACGAACTTTCTGAAGCCGATAAGCTTACCGTCGAGCGTGCCCGCAAGATCCAGCGTTTCCTGAGCCAGCCTTTCACTGTCGCCCAGGTTTTCACTGGTATCGAGGGTAAGCTCGTCGACCTCAAGGACACCATCGCCTCCTTCAAGGCCATTCTTtctggtgagggtgatgaccTCCCCGAGGGTGCTTTCTACATGGTTGGTGACTTTGCTTCCGCCCGCGCCAAGGGTGAGAAGATTCTTGCCGAGCTTGAGGCGAGCGCTTaa